The genomic window CACAAGTTTCACTCTAGCATCGCTAACAAGTTTCTGACCCACATCGGCGCCTCCTTGGCAAAGCACTGCAATGGATGGTAAATTATTACGTTTCAAAACTTCAGAAAGGATTTTCATGGTCGCCACTGAGACTAGAGACGTAGTTGGGGCTCCCTTCCAAAGAACGCTATTTCCAGTTGTCTGCCCAAAAACCAACCAAGAATACCATAGTAAATAGCTATGATTGATTCgaaacttatgtatataaagaatttACCAAAGCTATTGCAGCATTCCAACCAAAGACGGCATTCGGAAAATTGTATGCTGATATAATGCCCACTAAGCCTAAAGGACGCCAAGCTTCCAAAATTGTATGATCCGGCCGTTCAGAATTGATTACCTGTCCTGAGTAAATTCGCGAAAGCCCTGCCGCGTAATCACAAATATCAATAAACTCTTGAACTTCGCCCTGTCCTTCGCTGAATATTTTTCCAACTTCTAAGCTGACAAGCTTTCCCAAAGGCTCTTTATATTTGCGCATTTCTTCGCCAATTTGACGTATAATATCTCCACGTACAGGTGCTGGCACCTGACACCATTGCTGGTATGCATTCACTCCAACTTTTATCGCCTCATTCATTTCTTCAGATGTTCCCACACGAACGTTAGCGATCTTGCGCCCGGTTCCTGGATCAATAGATGTTAATACCTCCCCAGAACCTTTCCACGATCCATTATATACACCACAGTTTTCGCGTTCTAGACCAATATCCTTGAGGAAAGCATACTCAGCTGAATCAATTAGATAGTCATTCTTAGATTTTAATGGAGAGCTTTTGTGAAAGAAGCATGAATGTGCCGTCTGATTGCGCTTCAGCAAGATTGTTCGGTTCAAATGCCTCACAAGTGACAtcctaaaaatatacaaataagtaatattttaattaataataattttttatttacactgaCCGTTTGTTATCCAcgatgtaaattaaaaaatcagaaataaaaaaaacatatttcaaggAATATCAATAAAGAGGCAATAATACCTAGGGGTCTTAGTGTCAGTTATTCGAGGCTCATATACCAACTTTTTTCAATCGTTTTATGACATCTTAATCTAAACCTTTTGATTGTCACCATCATCTCAAATATACACACTCAGTATCAGCGCGCAAAACgaatcgataaatttttttctggacCTTTTTTATATTCGACACAGCCAATTTTCCTGTCGATCTACTTATATATACACCGAATGACTCATGGCGCGTTCCCGTAAcagaatttttcactttagaaaACAGAAAAGGTCACAGCGAGTCAATCTGGCGCTAGCGATGAATATCCAGTCAAGATATTCATCAAATCATCAATAaagcatatttatgtatgcataaagCACTAGATTTCTTGTTGGCGCTTTACCGGCATTATACACGCATAATTCGAAcgaactaaattttaaattgtttatttgaatttctgtatacaattttattattgccATTTCATTCTTATCAATAATCCACAATCTAAGTTAAATACTTGCACatggcataaaaaaattaatacatatagCTATGTATCCGTATGTATGTAAGGGTGAGCAAAATCTTTATCGTTTCTGAATGCTGCGGTTATCTTGTTATTCTGAGCTGATTTATGAAGCAAAAACTTACGTACACACGTATCTATTGTCATAATCTCAAgtgtttattatataaaaagtacatacatatgtacattaatcaGACATTTTAGTTTACACTATAGGTTGCTTTTGTAAACCAATTTGAGATTTCTAGTACTATACTTTGTTGGAGTGAACTGCGATTTTAGTTGTTGTCATTAAAGTCGATCTTAGCATGTCAGTCAATCTCTTTGCATATGCAAATTATAGCAGATCAAGCAactgcaacatatgtatgtatgtacatatgtactatatcaatatgtgtttgtctgtatgtacaaTCAACGATTAAGACATCAAGTTCATTGTTATAAGCATTTTTATGATTATCTTCAAAGTCACAATAAGTAATTAAGTAGGTACCTAAGATTGTGCCATTTAATGAAATATGCTTGGGTAAAAATGCCAAATCAATGTTTTGATAACAACTTTAGAAAATGGACTGTGCTTAATTTATATGTGTGCCCCACTAAATATGTATcttcatatgtaaatacatacacatagatGTTTATCCAAAGAAACCTTTTACAAAACATGCTTATAAACTTTTTAACTAACACACATAcccataaacatatatttaaattgagCATTTCTCTACTTACATGTACAAGAttttttatacgaaattttaaatattttttttaaattaacacaGGACCGTCTCAACTTGCATTTACTTCCGAACTGAGTGCTTTATAATGTGCTCATAATTGAGAGATGTATACGGAATGGACCTCCTGCGCTGATAAGCCAACTTCAGCTGTCGTTATCTCTGGCTGATAACAATATCTTATTATTTAACGGCTTATAGTGTAGTCCCAAAGTAATGATTGACCGGTCTACTTTTCACTAGTAAAGTTTTTAACTCAGGAACAATTTTCAACCTGCTGAATCTTAACCGTGTGCAATATTGGGTTCCAAATAGTCTAAATGCTTAGTCGTACTACTGTTTTAATGGATGCTGGTTaatttaggaaattttatttcagcATTGGGAACACGTCACGTGACAGTCCTCATATTTGGCAACCCTAAATGCCAATCACGAAAGCTCCCGTTGTGGCATTCGAAGTTTGAAGTCAAGTTTAAAGTATATGCGTCTGTCACCGGAAATTGACAAATTTCCGATTATAACAACTTTTGTTATGGAAGGAAGCTAAGTATTGGCAAATTTTAAAATCGGAAAGCAATTATTCCGCATTTCTCATTttgatctataaattatatagcATTTTATAAAACATCTCTGTGAAAAACGAAGTATTTCGATCAGGTGATTTCAGCTGTAAAATATTACCAATAAAACCATGTGATTTATAACAAGTGAGTTCATTATCACATATCATATCAGTAACAGATATAATACCACAACGTAATTGTTATAGATTATTGAAATCGttttatttatcgatatttCATTACCACCACTTATTGTACTTTGTATCAACTAATCGTCTAAAGCTCGTTCGCAACTTGTTGGCACTTtctaaatttagttattttaataattttgaatgagAAGGTTTTAAAATGGTTAACACTGGAGACGTTTATATTGTATCCGCTGCTCGTACAGCGATTGGTAATTTTATATTCGATAGAGTCCTTCTCTATATGAGTTAATTCGGATCTTAAAATTATAGGAAGCTTCAATGGATCACTTTCTAAAGTGAAAGCATCGGAACTAGGTAGTGTTGTTATTAAAGAAGTGCTAAAGAGAGCTAATGTTAACAGTAATGATGTGGACGAAGTCGTCATTGGTCAAGTGAGCAATATTTGAAATCACATCATTTCATGTCATTTTAATCAACATATTTACTAGAGTCTTACCGCTGGGCAGGGTCAAAATCCTTCACGACAGGCTACCCTACAAGCAGGACTTCCTATAAATGTCCctgtttataatattaatatgctTTGTGGTTCAGGATTAAAGTGCGTGCAGAAAATATAATTCGTATATGGCATTCTAAagtatacttttattttcagaACTGTCGCCTTAGGTTTCCAATCCATACGATGTGGCGATTCCAAGATTTCTATTTGTGGAGGCCAAGAGAGTATGTCTTTGGCACCACACGTTATCCATTTACGAAATGGTATCAAAATGGGTCCTGGAACAATGTTGGATACAATGACTCACGATGGCCTCACCGATGCTATGCACAACATTCATATGGGTGTCACTGCCGAAAACCTGGTAAAGCAATACAATATTACTCGTGACGAACAAGATGAGTTTGCGGTTCACTCACAAAATCTGGCTGAGAACGCGCAAAAAAATGGCTTCTTCGAAAAGGAAATTGTCCCAGTCGAATTAAAAACGCGTGCGGGTactcaaatttttgaaaaggatGAGTACATTAAAGCGGGCACTACAATTGAAGCTCTCAAAAAACTGAAACCCTGTTTTATTGAGGTAGAGaagatattataaaaaagtttaattaaagtCTCCGTTTCGTtcaaatatatgtttgtgtagACTGGAACTGTAACAGCTGGAAACGCTTCAGGTATTAATGACGCTGCTGCAGCGGTGTTGTTAATGTCAGGGGAAGAGGTGACAAAGAGATCCATTAAACCAATGGCAAAAATTGTGGCTTGGGCACAGACTGGTGTAGATCCTAAAATCATGGGAATTGGTCCCGTGACTGCTGTTGAAGCGGTTGTAAGTAAACTTTAACGCCTTAGCCTTATATTTGCATTGAATTCAATTTCATTCTAAAGTTACAAAAGGCTGGTTGGACAAAGGATGAAGTGGATCTGTTTGAATTAAATGAAGCATTCGCAGGTCAATCTATTGCAGTATTAAAAGAGCTTAAAGTCAACGCCGATAAGGTGAATGTTAATGGCGGTGCCATTGCATTAGGTCACCCTATCGGTGCATCGGGATGCAGAATTCTAGTTACATTGTTATATGCACTTGAAAGGTTGAATGTCAAAAAAGGCGTCGCATCATTATGTATTGGAGGCGGGATGGGTATCGCCATGGCTATTGAACGTGTTTAAAAACgagaataattattatttatactgaTTTGATAATGAGACATtcttatgtaaatgtaaattatttgttataaccAAAGTCAATTGTTATGTAGAACTAGAAATgcaaatacttatatgtatgtatatatggagcTTGCATAACTATTTTAGAAGTAATTCAATAAGCATACACATATTGGTCAGGGGAGAGTAATTTACGTAATGTTACCTATCAATAttgtttactttgaaataaaaacaacaagaaagtTTGTGGTGAGCTTTTCTTATAAAACTTGTGGTATGTGGTACATATAGAGTACACATGAATATAAACTATATAGTATCTGTAACTAGAATGATATTGTTCAGAGTCTATCACCAACGC from Bactrocera tryoni isolate S06 chromosome 5, CSIRO_BtryS06_freeze2, whole genome shotgun sequence includes these protein-coding regions:
- the LOC120778465 gene encoding putative aldehyde dehydrogenase family 7 member A1 homolog isoform X3; translated protein: MSLVRHLNRTILLKRNQTAHSCFFHKSSPLKSKNDYLIDSAEYAFLKDIGLERENCGVYNGSWKGSGEVLTSIDPGTGRKIANVRVGTSEEMNEAIKVGVNAYQQWCQVPAPVRGDIIRQIGEEMRKYKEPLGKLVSLEVGKIFSEGQGEVQEFIDICDYAAGLSRIYSGQVINSERPDHTILEAWRPLGLVGIISAYNFPNAVFGWNAAIALTTGNSVLWKGAPTTSLVSVATMKILSEVLKRNNLPSIAVLCQGGADVGQKLVSDARVKLVSFTGSCETGRNVGVEVQKRFGKVILELGGNNALIVDQDANFNMVLEAALFGCIGTSGQRCTTTRRIIVHEKLYDRLVKELVVKYKQVLPKVGHQLDSNTLVGPVHSQQNIEHYKAAIAEAVKLGGKVAFGGNVIQSEGFYVEPTIITDLPHDSPVVHRETFAPIVYILKAKSIEEAIEWNNEVDQGLSSAIFTENISNAFKWIGAQGSDCGIVNINTTTNGAEIGGAFGGEKHTGGGRESGSDAWKQYCKRSTITLNHSGKLACAQGVVFNVE
- the LOC120778465 gene encoding putative aldehyde dehydrogenase family 7 member A1 homolog isoform X2; translation: MMSLVRHLNRTILLKRNQTAHSCFFHKSSPLKSKNDYLIDSAEYAFLKDIGLERENCGVYNGSWKGSGEVLTSIDPGTGRKIANVRVGTSEEMNEAIKVGVNAYQQWCQVPAPVRGDIIRQIGEEMRKYKEPLGKLVSLEVGKIFSEGQGEVQEFIDICDYAAGLSRIYSGQVINSERPDHTILEAWRPLGLVGIISAYNFPNAVFGWNAAIALTTGNSVLWKGAPTTSLVSVATMKILSEVLKRNNLPSIAVLCQGGADVGQKLVSDARVKLVSFTGSCETGRNVGVEVQKRFGKVILELGGNNALIVDQDANFNMVLEAALFGCIGTSGQRCTTTRRIIVHEKLYDRLVKELVVKYKQVLPKVGHQLDSNTLVGPVHSQQNIEHYKAAIAEAVKLGGKVAFGGNVIQSEGFYVEPTIITDLPHDSPVVHRETFAPIVYILKAKSIEEAIEWNNEVDQGLSSAIFTENISNAFKWIGAQGSDCGIVNINTTTNGAEIGGAFGGEKHTGGGRESGSDAWKQYCKRSTITLNHSGKLACAQGVVFNVE
- the LOC120778465 gene encoding putative aldehyde dehydrogenase family 7 member A1 homolog isoform X1 is translated as MMSLVRHLNRTILLKRNQTAHSCFFHKSSPLKSKNDYLIDSAEYAFLKDIGLERENCGVYNGSWKGSGEVLTSIDPGTGRKIANVRVGTSEEMNEAIKVGVNAYQQWCQVPAPVRGDIIRQIGEEMRKYKEPLGKLVSLEVGKIFSEGQGEVQEFIDICDYAAGLSRIYSGQVINSERPDHTILEAWRPLGLVGIISAYNFPNAVFGWNAAIALTTGNSVLWKGAPTTSLVSVATMKILSEVLKRNNLPSIAVLCQGGADVGQKLVSDARVKLVSFTGSCETGRNVGVEVQKRFGKVILELGGNNALIVDQDANFNMVLEAALFGCIGTSGQRCTTTRRIIVHEKLYDRLVKELVVKYKQVLPKVGHQLDSNTLVGPVHSQQNIEHYKAAIAEAVKLGGKVAFGGNVIQSEGFYVEPTIITDLPHDSPVVHRETFAPIVYILKAKSIEEAIEWNNEVDQGLSSAIFTENISNAFKWIGAQGSDCGIVNINTTTNGAEIGGAFGGEKHTGGGRESGSDAWKQYCKRSTITLNHSGKLACAQGVVFNVE
- the LOC120777597 gene encoding acetyl-CoA acetyltransferase, cytosolic; translated protein: MVNTGDVYIVSAARTAIGSFNGSLSKVKASELGSVVIKEVLKRANVNSNDVDEVVIGQSLTAGQGQNPSRQATLQAGLPINVPVYNINMLCGSGLKTVALGFQSIRCGDSKISICGGQESMSLAPHVIHLRNGIKMGPGTMLDTMTHDGLTDAMHNIHMGVTAENLVKQYNITRDEQDEFAVHSQNLAENAQKNGFFEKEIVPVELKTRAGTQIFEKDEYIKAGTTIEALKKLKPCFIETGTVTAGNASGINDAAAAVLLMSGEEVTKRSIKPMAKIVAWAQTGVDPKIMGIGPVTAVEAVLQKAGWTKDEVDLFELNEAFAGQSIAVLKELKVNADKVNVNGGAIALGHPIGASGCRILVTLLYALERLNVKKGVASLCIGGGMGIAMAIERV